The Lacticaseibacillus rhamnosus DNA window ACCCTTTTGCAGTCAATTGTTGTGCCATTTGAGCGGTTTTAGGTAACCCTAGCTGATTCGCCTTCAACCAAGCCGAGTCGGCAAAGATCTCCCGCGGCGTTCCGGTTTTGATCAAATGTCCCTTTGCCATCACCCAAACCGTGTCGGCATAATCCGCCACATCGTCCATCTGGTGGGTCACGAGCACAATTGTCTGCCCTTCTTCACGATGCAGGCGTTCAAACATTTGCATCATTTCGTGCCGCCCAGCCGGATCCAGACCGGCTGTCGGCTCATCCAGCACCAAAACTTCCGGTTGCATGGCCAACACACCGGCAATGGCCACTCTTCGCATTTGCCCGCCAGACAGATCAAATGGCGACTTTTCTAATACATCATGCGGCAGACCGACCATCGTAATCATTTTATCCGCCAACGCTAAAGCATCCTGCTCGCTCACACCAAAGTTTTGCGGTCCAAAAGCAATGTCCTTAGCCACGGTTTGTTCAAACAGTTGATTCTCGGCAAACTGAAAAACCATACCAACTTTTTGCCGCAACGGTTTCAGATTCTTATTACTCGTTTCATTAGTGATGACCTTATCGCCAATCGTGACAGTTCCGGAAGTCGGCTTTAGTAATGCATTCAAGTGTTGCAAAATGGTCGACTTACCCGAACCGGTGTGGCCGATAATCGCCGTATAACTGCCATCATGGATGGTTCCGGAAACATCTTTGATCCCGTCACCAGCGAAAGGCGTACCTGCCTGATACGTAAAGCTCACATGGTCGAATGTAATGTCCACAGGTAGTCTACCAACCTTTCATTGTCCAAATATGCTTCTGGCATTGTGACACCGCGCTGAATCAAGGCGTCTTTTAACCGCTCGGAATACGGCACATCAAGCCCTAAGCGCAATAGGTCTGTCCCATGTGCAAAGATCTCGCTAGGCGTTCCGATTTCGTTAATCTTCCCGTCATTAAGTAAAATAATCCGATGCGCAGATGCCGCTTCATCAATATCATGGGTAATTGACAAAACGGTGAGCCCCAATTCATCTTTGAGTTCACGAATCACACCCAACACTTCCTGGCGACCGGCCGGATCTAGCATTGATGTTGATTCATCCAGAATAATAATCTCCGGGCGCTGGGCAATAATGCCGGCAATCGCCACCCGTTGCTTCTGGCCGCCAGACAACCGCGCCGGCTCCCGGTCAGCAAAAGCCGTCATGCCAACGCGTTTGAGGGCTTCATCCACCCGGCGAATCATGTCATCTCGTGGGACACCGCGATTTTCCAGTCCGAATGCCACATCATCGGCAACCGTCGCACCCACAAACTGATTGTCCGGATTCTGGAAAACAATCCCAACCTTGGCGCGAATATCCCACACGGTTTCTTCGCTAAGCGTCATCCCGGCAACTTCAACCGTGCCCGATTCTGGCGCCAGCAGTCCATTTAAATTTTTCGCCAGCGTACTCTTACCGCTACCATTATGGCCGATAATTGCCAGCCACTCACCTTTAGCCACATCAAACGACACATCTGTCAGTGCTTGACGTTTTGCTTCCGGATAAGTGTAATTCAAGTGTTGAACATGAATGACGTTGCCCACAATGCCCCTTCTTCCTACGCTTTGTATACCGAACAATGATACCATATTTTACCGAATTGTTGGACGATCCCTACTTCAAATACGAGATGTACCGCTAGTCGTTTCAGTGACCGCCGGGACTAATTAGCCAATTCAATCATCTTTTCGTAATATCCGGATCGGTACAAAGAAACCCGAAAAAGACCGTAAAAATCAACGCAATCAGCCCTAGAAGCCATGCCTGTACTTGCACCATTCCAACATGAGACATCACAATCCCAAACCGACTCTGGCCATTGACAACCAATTGCCGATAGAATTGACTTTGGATAAGGAAAATGAGCCAAAACATGAGGGCTACGCGTCCACCTTTTGCCGATAAACCCACAAGTAGCGAAATACTACCGGCAGGCATCACCCAGCTAAAGTTAAGAATCACCTGTAACAAAAACCCATCCAATGAGTGGGGATACATCAGATTGGCAAGCGGGTACCACTGCGCCAAAACCACCACGAGGAACCATAAAACAATAAGCGGTGTATAGGCCTTCATTAAAGAAAATGGTGTCTTGCTTCGTCTAAAGCGTGCCCCCATTAAGTAGCCACATAAAGCCGCAAAAAGCCACAGATACGAAGACCAGTCAATGGCCACCGCCCCATTGTCCAACCGATAAACAGTGGGAATAAACAGCCCACCTATACTCGTACTTGCAGGCGTAAATGCGAGTATCAAAACGACAAAGAGGATTGAAAGGATTGTCCAGCCGCTAACCAACAATAAGCCAAGTTGCAGCGGCGTTCGATAATGAAACCAAGTACGCATATTAGCATGACCTCCATTATGTCGCAGTATACAGGAAAAATCGGATTAGTAGTGCGATGGAGCTAGAAAGTTTGGCGAATTGAGGACCAATTTACCGCGCGTCATGGCTGGCTTTGTTTTAAGGCTAATGCTTTTTTAACTCGACCCCAGTATTTAAAAAGAATTCTCTTCCGCGTGTCGGCGAAGAGAATTCTTTTTAGTTGATAGATTTAATTACGGCAACAAGCTTGGTTACGCTTGCTTTCGAGGCGCTGGTTCATACTTCATCATAACGCGCTCACCAGCCCAGCAATCCACATGTAAGAGCCATGAACACCATGGTCAAAACGGGTATCACGTCCATGGTCGCTTACATGCCGACTGCTGATCGCAATAGTTTGCGATTGCACAAAAAAATCATTTAATGATGGAGACACCGGTTGCCCGGTGCTCTCAAGCTAGACTAAGCAGGATTATACCTGCCATCATCGTAACGCTCCATCGATCAAATGATCAAAGTTGGTTGACCTCGAGGGCCAGCCCTTTTAACTGAATTTAGACGAGCTCAATGATAACCATTGGTGCACCGTCACCGCGACGTGGCGCAGTCTTCAAAATGCGGGTATAGCCGCCTTTGCGATCTGCGTATTTTGGTGCCAAGTCACTGAACAGTTTTTGTAAAGCGGACTTCACAATCACACTGTCTTCTTGTTCTTCGACACTCGCAATTTCGTTGCGCACATAAGCTGCTGCTTGGCGGCGTGCATGTAAATCGCCACGCTTGCCCAAGGTGATCATTTTTTCAGCAGTTGAACGAACTTCCTTAGCGCGGGCTTCGGTTGTAACGATTCGTTCGTTGATCAGCAGATCCGTTGTCAAATCGCGTAGCATTGCCTTACGCTGTGAGCTGGTCCGCCCTAATTTACGGTAACTCATGGATTGGCCTCCTTTTCGAAATTAGTCTTCTTTACGCAATCCTAAGCCAAGATCTGCCAACTTGTTTTTAACTTCTTCAAGTGACTTGCGGCCTAAGTTACGAACTTTCATCATATCGGCTTCTGTTTTGTTGGTTAACTCCTGGACCGTATTAATCCCGGCACGCTTCAAGCAGTTGTAGGAACGAACCGACAAGTCAAGCTCTTCGATGGTCATCTCAAGCATTTTTTCCTTGTGCGTTTCTTCTTTTTCAACCATGATTTCAGCGTTCTTAGCTTCATCCGTCAAATTGACGAAAATATCCAGGTGTTCAGTCAGGATCTTCGCTGCTAAGCTGATGGCCTCACGTGGCGAGATTGAGCCATTAGTCCAAACATCCAGCGTTAACTTGTCGAAATCATTCCGACGGCCAACACGGGTGCTTTCAACTTGATAGTTAACCCGGCTGATCGGGGTGAAAATCGAGTCGATCGGCAAAACACCGATTGGCATGTCATCAGACTTATTCTGGTCAGCTGCCACATACCCGCGACCCTTTTTAACGGTCATACGTACATGGAAGTGCCCGCCGTCTGCAACAGTACAGATATACTGTTCAGGATTTAAGACCTCAACATCAGGATCAGCGACGATATCAGCAGCAGTTACCTTAGCCGGACCGTTGACATCAATTTCGATGTTCTTATCTTCATCAGTGTTCATCTTGAGTGCCAATTTCTTGATATTCAAAATGATCTGAGTCACATCTTCCAATACACCATCAATTGTGGAGAACTCATGAAGTACCCCATCAATTTGAATGCTGCTGACAGCTGCGCCCGGTAATGAAGAAAGAAGGATCCGCCGCAACGAGTTACCTAACGTAGTACCGTAGCCGCGTTCCAACGGTTCAACCACAAACTTGCCATAGTTGGTGCTTTCGTCAACTTTGGTAATGTTCGGCTTTTCGAATTCGATCATCTAGTTTGTACCCCTTTCAAAACGAGAAGTGAAGATTTGTCTGCCTGACCGCCATAACGGTCGAAGGGTAACAATTAAACACGACGACGCTTTGGAGGACGAGAACCGTTATGCGGAACCGGTGTAACATCACGGATCGCAGTAACTTCAAGACCTGTTGCCTGAAGTGAACGGATTGCAGCTTCACGACCAGAGCCTGGGCCCTTAACCGCAACTTCAACCGACTTCATGCCATGTTCCATTGATTCCTTCGCCGCAGCTTCAGCAGCCATCTGCGCAGCAAACGGTGTTGACTTACGACTACCTTTAAACCCGAGTGCACCAGCAGAGGACCAAGCGATCGCATTGCCGCGAGGGTCCGTGATCATTACTAAGGTGTTGTTGAAGGTTGAGTGGATATGAGCCACGCCAGATTCAACGTTTTTGCGGACACGGCGCTTCCGCGTAGTTTTTCTACCTGCCATCGATCAATGACCTCCTTTAATTATTTTTTCTTACCTGCCATCGTTGCTTTTTTCCCTTTACGGGTACGAGCATTGTTCTTGGTATTTTGTCCACGAACCGGCAAGCCACGACGATGACGGATGCCGCGATATGAACCGATTTCCATCAATCGCTTGATGTTCAAGTTCACTTCACGACGGAGATCGCCTTCAACTTTGTATGAGTCCAAAGCTGCACGAATCTTGTCTTCTTGTTCTGGGGTCAGGTCATCTTGACGAACATCTTCCGGAACACCGGCAGTCTTGAGAACCTTTTGAGCGGTTGTCTTGCCGACACCATAGATATAAGTTAAGGCAATGACAATTTGCTTACCACGTGGTAAGTCGACACCTGCGATACGAGCCATGTACAATGACACCTCCTATTTTTTAATTTATATTATCCCTGGCGTTGCTTATGCTTTGGGTTTGCAGAGCAGATAATCATGACCCGACCCTTACGACGGACCACTTTGCAGTGCTCGCACATCTTTTTAACAGATGGACGTACTTTCATGAGAATTTAGCCTCCTTGAGTTGGCAACTACTTGAAACGGTATGTGATCCGGCCCTTGGTCAAATCATAAGGTGAAAGTTCAACCGTCACCTTGTCACCTGGTAAAATGCGAATGTAGTGCATCCGAATTTTACCGGAAACATGGGCGAGGATCTCGGCACCATTTTCAAGCTTGACTTTGAACATCGCGTTGGGTAGGGTATCCGTCACGGTGCCTTGGATCTCAATTACATCGTCTTTTGCCACGAAGTGTTTCCTCCTAAAAATTATTGGTTCTATTAACGCGCGAAAAGGGTGAGGCCGATTGGCACTCACCGCATACCGCGATATTGTACCATAATTCTTCGACTTTGAAAACAGTCATGAGGGGCGTGCAATCGTCCAAGCACTTACTTTGCCACAGCAGCCAAAATCGTCTTAATATCTGCAAACACCTTATCGATGTCTTGATCACCATTAACAGTGTGGAGCAACCCCTTCTTTTGGTAGAAGTCTAATAATGGCGTATTCATCTCGATGTTTACTTTAAGACGGTTTTTAACGGTTTCCGGCTTATCATCTTCGCGTTGGAAGAATTCGTGGCCGCCACAGCGATCACATGTGCCGGCAACCTTTGGCGGGTTGTAGATTTTGTGATAAGTTGCACCACATGTCTTACAGATAAACCGACCAGACAAGCGGTCAACTAACTTTGCAGGCGCAACATCAATATTGATAACAGCATCTAACGGCTTCTTAAGATCAG harbors:
- the rpmJ gene encoding 50S ribosomal protein L36, which translates into the protein MKVRPSVKKMCEHCKVVRRKGRVMIICSANPKHKQRQG
- the rplQ gene encoding 50S ribosomal protein L17; translation: MSYRKLGRTSSQRKAMLRDLTTDLLINERIVTTEARAKEVRSTAEKMITLGKRGDLHARRQAAAYVRNEIASVEEQEDSVIVKSALQKLFSDLAPKYADRKGGYTRILKTAPRRGDGAPMVIIELV
- a CDS encoding energy-coupling factor ABC transporter ATP-binding protein — translated: MDITFDHVSFTYQAGTPFAGDGIKDVSGTIHDGSYTAIIGHTGSGKSTILQHLNALLKPTSGTVTIGDKVITNETSNKNLKPLRQKVGMVFQFAENQLFEQTVAKDIAFGPQNFGVSEQDALALADKMITMVGLPHDVLEKSPFDLSGGQMRRVAIAGVLAMQPEVLVLDEPTAGLDPAGRHEMMQMFERLHREEGQTIVLVTHQMDDVADYADTVWVMAKGHLIKTGTPREIFADSAWLKANQLGLPKTAQMAQQLTAKGFHFDPQPLTEAELADQLLPQIGGGQRG
- the infA gene encoding translation initiation factor IF-1 encodes the protein MAKDDVIEIQGTVTDTLPNAMFKVKLENGAEILAHVSGKIRMHYIRILPGDKVTVELSPYDLTKGRITYRFK
- a CDS encoding energy-coupling factor ABC transporter ATP-binding protein: MGNVIHVQHLNYTYPEAKRQALTDVSFDVAKGEWLAIIGHNGSGKSTLAKNLNGLLAPESGTVEVAGMTLSEETVWDIRAKVGIVFQNPDNQFVGATVADDVAFGLENRGVPRDDMIRRVDEALKRVGMTAFADREPARLSGGQKQRVAIAGIIAQRPEIIILDESTSMLDPAGRQEVLGVIRELKDELGLTVLSITHDIDEAASAHRIILLNDGKINEIGTPSEIFAHGTDLLRLGLDVPYSERLKDALIQRGVTMPEAYLDNERLVDYLWTLHSTM
- a CDS encoding adenylate kinase codes for the protein MNLILMGLPGAGKGTQAERIEDTYPIAHISTGDMFRAAMAAGTALGKEAKGFIDKGQLVPDSVTNGIVKERLAESDTDAGYMLDGFPRTIQQAEALETITADLKKPLDAVINIDVAPAKLVDRLSGRFICKTCGATYHKIYNPPKVAGTCDRCGGHEFFQREDDKPETVKNRLKVNIEMNTPLLDFYQKKGLLHTVNGDQDIDKVFADIKTILAAVAK
- the rpsM gene encoding 30S ribosomal protein S13, with product MARIAGVDLPRGKQIVIALTYIYGVGKTTAQKVLKTAGVPEDVRQDDLTPEQEDKIRAALDSYKVEGDLRREVNLNIKRLMEIGSYRGIRHRRGLPVRGQNTKNNARTRKGKKATMAGKKK
- the rpsK gene encoding 30S ribosomal protein S11, translated to MAGRKTTRKRRVRKNVESGVAHIHSTFNNTLVMITDPRGNAIAWSSAGALGFKGSRKSTPFAAQMAAEAAAKESMEHGMKSVEVAVKGPGSGREAAIRSLQATGLEVTAIRDVTPVPHNGSRPPKRRRV
- a CDS encoding DNA-directed RNA polymerase subunit alpha, with protein sequence MIEFEKPNITKVDESTNYGKFVVEPLERGYGTTLGNSLRRILLSSLPGAAVSSIQIDGVLHEFSTIDGVLEDVTQIILNIKKLALKMNTDEDKNIEIDVNGPAKVTAADIVADPDVEVLNPEQYICTVADGGHFHVRMTVKKGRGYVAADQNKSDDMPIGVLPIDSIFTPISRVNYQVESTRVGRRNDFDKLTLDVWTNGSISPREAISLAAKILTEHLDIFVNLTDEAKNAEIMVEKEETHKEKMLEMTIEELDLSVRSYNCLKRAGINTVQELTNKTEADMMKVRNLGRKSLEEVKNKLADLGLGLRKED